AGATTCGTTTACTACTGCTGGTAGATACACGTAGAATATTTAAGAGAAACGCTTCTGTCAACTCATGCGATCCGTATAGTTGAATCCATCTTCATGTTTCTACGATCAGCAGGGGTTTGACTGCAGTGACCACGCACCAATTATCGCTGAATTCAGTCTGAAGGTTGGGACGCCTAGATAACCGATACGCGCCTTGTATTCAGCACGCCCGCCGAATCTTATCCTGCGCTGGAGATCTCAATTGAGCCGGTTAATCTTATATGATTATTGAGATCAATACCGACTGCACATGAGCATCGACTGTAACCGCTGTGGCGCCTCGTTCGACTCAATGGACCATCTTTCTGACCACCTCATGGAGGTCCACGATGCATTTACTGACGTAGTCCGGGGCGCAATAGAGCCGACAGTCTCTATCGAACTTCCGCTCCGTGACGTCGTTGATTTCGCGAACGCAGCTATATAACGAGGAGATTCCCCCGATCCAGTCATTGCACTTCGCCAGTATTCGGACTCGGAGTAGGGCAAATCATACGATTAACCTTATTCTTAAGAAAACTGTGCCGCTTGGCCAACGCCCCTGTTCATTCTTCTACCACTTCCCTGTGCACGCTACGACGAGGAATCGGCGCTACCAGATCTCTCGGAGCACCTCTGCACCAATGGTTCCGGAGGAGACTACCTAGAACTATCGTCTAAATTCATCTCATAAAGGTTTATTATTTCGAGTTCTGAACCCGTAGCTGCATGTCAGACCTTGTCGTTAAATCGGCCGTAAAGGAGCATCTCGAAGGAAACAATGTCGCTGCAGACTTCTACGATGGACTCAATGAGGAGGTCGCTGAACTTCTCGAGGATGCTGCACGCCGGGCTGAGGCCAATGAGCGGAAGACAGTGCAGCCACGAGACCTCTAACGCTAGGCCTTGCTTGTTCAGCGGAAGATACGTTCTATAGCGACCCCTCCACGATAATCCACGGTCATGAGCACGAACAAAATCGCGACTACAACGATCGAACTACCGTTATATCTTCACCGTCAGCGGATCTCTGGGCGACTCCCTCGCCGTTCGGCCATCTTGTATAACTAAATCCAGGGCTGGAGGCTTCCATAGAACATCGCGAAACACTGTTGATTCCTTCGTCGAGAACCCCTGTGGCCAGCCAAGGTAGACATTAGTTCGGATAACACTTCGCGTAAACTCCCGGTCAGTCGAGCAAGCGTATCGAGAGTATCCTTTCGAATGGATTTGCTACAGCAAAAACAACCATTGCTCAGTAGATACCTCCTTTCGGAAACAAGAAATTAGGAAGTTCCATACTGTGTATCACTCTCGGGAACACAAGTACTACTTCAACTATTCAATGACTCTACGGTCGTTTAGCAATCATAGCCGTGTACGGCGCACAGGACGGTTCAAGTTCACT
The Halorarum halophilum genome window above contains:
- a CDS encoding DUF1931 domain-containing protein; translation: MSDLVVKSAVKEHLEGNNVAADFYDGLNEEVAELLEDAARRAEANERKTVQPRDL